DNA sequence from the Excalfactoria chinensis isolate bCotChi1 chromosome 2, bCotChi1.hap2, whole genome shotgun sequence genome:
CATACACCCATAGCTCACTGTGTTTCTGTTGCCCTGTTCAGCATTTACAGCTCCTTTGAGCTGCTGCACTGTAAAGACAAAGCCCTATCCCTAACAACCTAATACCCGGATGAGCAAAGTGACAGGAACACAGATAAGAAGCAGTGTTGAAATCAGAAACCATGTGCTTGCTTACCCTTGCATGAGGCCTCTGTGTCTGGTTGGATGAATGCTGATACAGCAGTGAAGcgaaaacataaaagcaaacaaacaaacccatttGCTGCTGCTTAGTTGTGGTGCCTGCTTATAGAAGAAGGGATAAATAATATTACATAGCTGCTGAACCACAGATGTAAACTCATTTCCTGTGATATAAAGATAGGAAAATCTGCCCTCagagatttgttttcagtgagcAAAGATAGGTGGGTTAGCTTATTTGGAATGTTAGTACAAAAAAATGGGGCACACCCATGTTTTGGTAGAAGCTGAGTTCTCCACTGAGTTCTGTATTTGTGTCAGCAGTCGATCAGCCCATAGGCTCACAGCAGCTCTCAGAACACAAAAGGTCTGTCTGAACCTGAAGCAAAGGAGGAAGTGAAACCAAAGCAGCAGAGGATATCCAGGCATTTTTCCACCTCCTCAAGTAAGGcgcagtgctggcagctgtcTCACGCTGTGTGTATTCCACAAGAATTGTTCTCATCTAAGCAGTACTTTACCAAACTGACCTGGAGTTCATTAGAAGTTAACCTTACCAGAGTGCCAGTTTAAAACAGAAGCCTAGGGAGCAATTATCAGCAATTCTCGTTATATTCATAGTATCATTATCCAGACCATTTCATGAACTTGCAGGATGGCATCAGCATTCCCAGTGCTCAGTTTGTGTTTTGTCCCATGACAACAAAcccccacagagctgctgagctggggctggaagaagcagcactgcattGGGTGAGTGATAGCTGAGCAAGCAGCAGAACttaatcaaaggaaaaaatagggATTGGCTCTGAGGCAAAGCACCGTGCTCTTCCTTATGTTACACCACTGCTTTTGCTCTGCTGTGGCATCAACCAGATTCTGGCCTGGAGCCTGCAAGATGGCCACAAAATCATCTGATTTTGATGGGAAGGTTAtggctaaggaagctggggctgtttagtctggggaaaaggaggctgaggggagaccttatcgccctcttccagtacctgaaaggttcttacagtgagagtggggcaggtctcttctcactggtggcatgtgacaggacaaggggaaatagcctcaagttgtgccagggcaagtttaggttggatattaggaagaacctctttacagaaagggtggttaggtactggaataggctccccagggaggtggttgaatcgccatccctggatgtgtttaagagtcatttggatgtggtgctcagggatatgatttagcagagagtttttagagatagggtactggttaggctgcggttggacttgatgatcttcaaggtcttttccaacctgggtaattctatgatctAGATTAAGGGAAAACACCATTTTCctcttaaagaaaacaagaattctAGAACCTTTCACAATAAAATTACAAGGAAATAATAAGCAATAGACTTTCAGAAAATGTCTTCTCTTCAGCAGCAGGACTACAAAATTAGGGAGCTAAAAATGCAGCGTGTATTATGTATTCTAAGCTTGTTAGGTTATCTGAAACTGCCTGAGAAGATTGGTGATCAACGTCAGAGCAGAGCAAATCTTTAGTTACTGTCCcccacaaaataaaatgaaataactggCATCTGTATGagaatgttttattaaaaatacatacctTCTGTTTCACATAAAAAGAACCCACACTGTATGTAACACAGCTTGAAAACCTGGACAGGAATTGctaggaagaaaactgaaacagattCCCAAAAGCCAGAGCACCCAACCTTTGACTGCATGAGCTGCAAATTAAAATCCTGCATTCGAGACCCAGAGTGCCCGTccaggaaggagcagctggCCAGAGGCTGGGGTGCCAATGGGTtcacagcagctcctccctGCCATAGGACCGTGTGGGACATGTGTCCGCTCCAAGCCTTGGGAAGGCTGTTGCTCCCCAGCCCTACTGCTGGGTACAGCAGTTACCTTAGCAAGAGACCCATTGGAGAGGCACTCAGCTCAAGCATTGCAGGTTGGCCACCCCTTCTGTAAACAAGGCGAAAAAGAGCACGGCACTTCCAGCTCACTTCACTGAGGATCCAGTGTCAACTCACATTAACAGCACTGTTGAAAGAGACTCAGCTGTGCTTTCATGATACAacatgaagcagcagctttttgaTGAAAACTACCCTAACTACAGCTTACACTGGAATCCATTAACTTTTGGATTCCTGCTTTTCATAGATCAGACTTTTGAAAAGACACAATTTACAAAGCAACAAGTTATCAGCTCAGGCGGCAGCAAATACTAATCGAAAGTTTACTGCATATAAATCAAAGTTGGAATGCAAAAGAGTTGTCACAGATGTCTGCTATCTAAACTatacagaacaaaacactggCTGCACTTACAGTCCGAAGAAAGCATTGGCCTGCCAGGCTCTGAAGATATTGAAGATTTGGGTCCTTTTAAGGTCACTCACAGATGTACTCATCACCCCTCCAAGACGGTCACAATGCTTTATAAATTCAAGCTCAAAAAGCATTCCAGACACCGACAATAAACAGACGTTTACTGGGCAACTCATAATTTAAGCAaggcacaaagaagaaaagacactggaggaagaagcaaagcGACGTGAAACCACAAAGCAGCGgtccctgcagcagcaacaatGTCTGTGGTTAGACAGCAAGAGCAACTCTAAAGCAAAGTtccattttaaaggaaagaaaaagtgaccTTGCATGGCATTATACATGTTCTAATCCCATACAAATCATGATCTGATTCAAAAAAAAATGATCCTTCATCTAACATCATGTCTTGAAAACTTAAAGGGTATAATGTTCGTGCACCTTCAGAGGCCTGTCTTTTTAAGGATTCTTTATCATCTACAATGATTCCTAAGACTGCTACTTCACCAAGCACATTGTCACCTTCTGGAAGGGCTTTGTAGCTCCACTGACTGTGCTGGGAACTTACAACAGAGATCAGCTTCCCCACTTGGTCCACTAGCTTCCCAGGCCTGCCGCTTTGCACAAAGGGATTCCTCTCGATGCACTGTCACTGCACAGACTGTAACACAAGATTTGCCCCAGGGGAGCATTTGTTCATATTATAAAGGAAATGAACTGATTTTCAAGACCTTACAGGagttcacagaaataaagactTCTTACTTCATTTTTAGCAAATTTGTTCTGAGATGAATGAAATTCAAGTATCTGCTAAACTCCAGAATGCTGCCAATCAAAACAGCTTTCCCTGCTGCCGTGACATCTCAAAACCCAAACCTCCAAAATCTGAGCCAAAATCTGAGCAAGTCAAATAACTGCCTTTACTGTAACAGTGTCCAACGCGCTATCATCACATTTCTGAGTAATTTCAAAGTCCATATTGAAAAGCTGTGATCCCCCAGGGTTGGCCCACACTGCATCTGAGGAGGTAAAAATGACTTCAAAACATCCCAGGCTGGGAATTTATAACCCTTCCTCTTATTTGAGGCTTCTAATAACTCGTGAGCTCACATCTTAATGAAAACAGGAGCAGGACACTTTCTCCAGTAGGGAGATAGAAGTGTAGGAAACTGGATTTTAAAATGGCTCAGTGTGAAAGGTATGGAAAAACAAGGCTGAAAAGGCAAAGCCTTAAACAGTAACTGGATAAGCTACAGCATGAAAGTCCTGCAACACCGCAGACTATACCTTCCTGTAAACAGCAGCGGTGAAAAATACACAAACTCATTGTTATTCGTATATACacgttaaaaaataaatagatctaGATTTAAAAATCTCTCCACAGGATCACAATTCCCTTCCTAGAGAGGCATTGTTACAGCCTGCGTGCAGCACTCTAAAACCATCTTTCACAGCCTTCAGAATTCTTCATGGCTTTCCTAATCCATTTGTAGTGATGACGTTTCTCTCCAGAACTGAATAATACCTTAAAGCATTTTTGATTCTAAGCTCATTTGAGTTGCAAATCCATCTTTCAGGTCTTGAAGATTGCgtccaaagaaaatatttaatcttttgaacagattttgtttgaaatacaaGTTGTCTTTGTTTTAACTTCAAAATAGATCTACAGAATTCACCAGCTTCTTAAAAAAAGACTAGAAGGAACATTCACAAATGTTTCCAGTCCCCAGCGATTCACAAAGCGTTATCACAGTACAGAAGAAAGTTCTTAGCTAAATCACTTACTCCTTTCAAAAgctactttgaaaataaaaggtaattTGACACTATTTTCTACCACAGAAGTTCATAAGCAAGTAGCTTTTTGTgcacactgcaaaacaaagagcagtGCTACGGAACTGAATTAGTCTGACAAATCCCCTTTTTAGTCATCCAGTCTTAAAATACACGCGTCCAGATGAAAGCTCTGCAACCCATTTCTTAATCACCTTCCCGCTCCTGCTAATAACACACTTCTGCCTACACTAGGTCATCTTCTCATCTCTAACAAGAAACTTAATGAAACTCCTATATCCgttcccactgcctgcacctGGGTAATACATGGCTGCAAAAGCCCATGTACACAGCTCCTCTAATGGGATCGGAATTTAAATATAGTTCATCAAAGTAGCAAAGAGGTTCCAACCTGCTTTGATCACAATAAGCAGAAGGATGAACAGATATGCAAGACAATTTGCACAAACAGATACTACTGTAGTGTCCTATCCCAGCATTAGCAGCAATTTTTGTCTGCGGTGAGctcagaggaaaaagcaaagaaataaacaaaaaacaaaaactacaaaGGCTGTTCAGAGAAGAACACATGAGAACAGCAGAGATACTTGAGATCTCAAGTCTCCATTGCACTGCATCTTGGGGAAAATGACCGTACAAATGGATTACACCCAGTGCAAGGCAGGAGAGAGAATCAAGCCCACAATTTGCATGGTTTGAGTGAGCTCAACAATTTGACTTCCAAGACTTTGTCTCCTTAAGATGTGTGTGTCACAACAGGAATGTCAATTTCCATGGCAGAGAGGCGAGAGCGCGCAGAATATGGCTGAGAGGCATAGCTGTGCATGCTGGGGGCATGTGAATAGAGGGGCTGCCAGAAGGGGGAAGGCAGGCTCTTACACGCACAATACCATAGACataaaagaacagaagtgaaaaacagaCCACCGGCACTGGCAATGGCAATAAATACAGAGATGTCAAAGCTAAAGACAGGCtcatattttctgttcagataATTGTTGTAAAAAATGACCCAGACTGACGGGGTGAGACAAATTGCACATGCCAGGAGGAACAAGAGGCCAGCCACGAGGTGGCAGCCCGCACTGTTCACAAGGCATTTTGCCAATTTGACGTTCGGCACGCTTGATACAAAGGCTGTGTTACACATGCCAATCATGCAGAGAAACAGAGCTGAGACAGCAGTAAACATACTCAGTGGAAGGGCAAACTGAAGAACGCGCAAGTCCAGTTGATCAACCGCCGTGTACCACTGCGGGTCGTATATCACACAGTCTCTGCTCCCATCAAAGCGAGCACACTTAATCCAGAGTCCAGTGTAAATGGTCACATTCCTCTCGTTCTTGTTGTATGTGTACAGTCTCATCTGCCTCCAGTTTGGAAGTAGAACTGCTGCAAGGAGTCCGGCCACCGACGCCGTCCCACTGAGGAAGGCCAGCACTGTTGCTGCATGAacatccctgcagcccatgcctGCCCACTGCAGACACCTCCTGCagttaaagagaaaaattaaattaaaaaataaatcagtaggTGCAAGGTTGTTGGTATAAGACTGATTACAGTTGACTTGTGCTAGCTAAATCAAGTTGGTAGGCAGTAACGCCGGCACCTTTCTTGCTTTATACACTTGGGTGGTGATAACACTACTGAGTCCACACTTTAATGAGAGCACAGCCCATTATGACTGCTCAGCTGACAAGAGTGCTAAATAAGTcttcaaaaccaaaaaaagaacactttaaCATGCAATTCTATGTAACACTTAAGTGTGTGTCGCTGTGTGGGCTTTTACAGAGGCTACTAGGAGGTCAGTCACTGAGTTAGCTGATTTAAGCTCACCTCTCCTCAACTGGCAGCTCCCTCTCTGTACCCTAGATGCAATACCAGAGTGCATGCACAGTCCTACCACACTGCCACATAAGTAAAAAGGAATTGCTCAATACCAGCATCATTAGGCCGGGCAGGAATGCACACATTGGCAGTAACCCACAATTTAGATGGGCCAAATTCAGAGCTGCAAGCTAGTGAAGAAGGCGCTGCTGAGTAATCTACTATGatgctttttcaaaagcaattaaaacttctgctttccaaagcctTGTTTCTGCCAGCCCGTCCTGCATTTTGCTCCAGTACTTTTGAATGAAAGAATTCTGAGTGTTTCTCTTGGGAGTAGGAAGGATAAGATGTAgaaaacagcttattttttAGTTAGAGGGTATCAAAGAAAAGTGCATTTGTACGTACATTAAGCACAATCCCCCCAGCAGGGGAACCTTGTCCCATCCTGCACATGCTGAAGCTATAATCAGAGCAGCCAAATGAGCAGTAACAAATCCATGGTTAAAAGAAGATTCAGTGTACTCACCAGTGGTGTGCTCAAATCAAGAGGAACCTTAGCAGCTTTTAGAACCAGGAAAAAGCTGTTACTGGATCTAGAAAACAGAGCATAGAGTCAGCATTACGTTTGTTTCATGCAGTGCCAACAACAGTGTTTACACTGCAATACAGAAACATGAGGCTTCAAAAACGTTTGCATTAAAACAACTCCTAaaatttcctcttccatttaaaacacaaaactcaAGCTTGGAAAACAACTACTTCTCTATGGATGTTCTAGGCTACGGAGATGCTCACCAAAAAAGAGAAGTCCATACAGTCACACAGAAGGACTGCTTCAGATGTTAGGCTCCCAGCTCCACTTTCACAACAGGGAGGAAAAAGCTGAATCATTTTTCATGTCAAAGAACAAAAGAGAGCCTGAATTGTTTATGTACTTGTGGGTCTCTATTCCTTCCTCTACACACAAAGGTTTGTAGGAAAAGGGAACAAGGCAGGAAGCTTTTGGTGATGGCTTCTCAGTGCCTGCCCAGCACTTCCAGAGAAAGAATCCCCACCTGGATTCTCTTTA
Encoded proteins:
- the CLDN12 gene encoding claudin-12, whose protein sequence is MGCRDVHAATVLAFLSGTASVAGLLAAVLLPNWRQMRLYTYNKNERNVTIYTGLWIKCARFDGSRDCVIYDPQWYTAVDQLDLRVLQFALPLSMFTAVSALFLCMIGMCNTAFVSSVPNVKLAKCLVNSAGCHLVAGLLFLLACAICLTPSVWVIFYNNYLNRKYEPVFSFDISVFIAIASAGGLFFTSVLLCLWYCACKSLPSPFWQPLYSHAPSMHSYASQPYSARSRLSAMEIDIPVVTHTS